A region from the Actinoplanes sp. OR16 genome encodes:
- a CDS encoding discoidin domain-containing protein, whose product MKRRLLSAAALGGLLTAFLAVPAASAEGLTAAGRSTAAGGLTAAGGLTAAGGLTAAQRLAAAEVLVSQNKPATASSSEWAGTPAASGVDGDNGTRWSSAFAATQWFQVDLGASTAVSRVAINWEAAYAKAFQIQLSTNGSTWTTAYSTTTGAGGQQSIPVTGTARYIRINLSQRALEAYGYSFWEFQVYAGEQTNPTSGLLSYGKPARASTEQNDPQCNPCTADKAFDNDPASRWATNPTGGWTDPGWIQVDLGATAQISQVVLQWDPAYARSYQIQVSADAANWSTIYSTTTGDGLKDVINATGAGRYVRMYGTARSSAYGYSLWEFSVYGTGGNPTAPPAKPADPVFPATRLVFADEFNGAAGSKPDTSKWTYDPGFPQNGEVQYYTPDSQNASMNGTGALVIEARKEASNGRDYTSHRMNTSNKFSVQYGRIEARVKVPKGNGLWPAFWLMGDDFLQGRPWPYNGEIDIMEVLGRNTAEAYSTLHAPAYNGAGGYGQKYATADLSQDFHTWAAEWDSKGIRFFLDGNLVFTANKETVENTRGPWIFDHKFYLILNLAVGGDFPGPIDATTPFPSRMLVDYVRVYQ is encoded by the coding sequence ATGAAACGACGCCTGTTATCCGCCGCCGCTCTCGGCGGCCTGCTCACCGCGTTCCTGGCCGTCCCAGCCGCCTCCGCGGAAGGGCTCACGGCAGCCGGAAGGTCCACGGCCGCCGGAGGGCTCACGGCCGCCGGAGGGCTCACGGCCGCCGGAGGGCTCACGGCCGCGCAAAGGCTCGCGGCCGCCGAAGTCCTCGTCTCGCAGAACAAGCCGGCCACCGCCTCGTCCAGCGAATGGGCCGGAACCCCCGCCGCGTCCGGCGTCGACGGCGACAACGGCACACGGTGGTCCAGCGCGTTCGCGGCGACGCAGTGGTTCCAGGTCGATCTGGGTGCGTCCACCGCGGTGAGCCGGGTCGCGATCAACTGGGAGGCGGCGTACGCGAAGGCCTTCCAGATCCAGCTCTCCACCAACGGCAGCACGTGGACGACGGCATACTCCACGACGACGGGCGCCGGTGGTCAGCAGAGCATCCCGGTCACCGGTACGGCACGATATATCCGGATCAATCTGTCGCAGCGGGCGCTCGAAGCCTACGGCTACTCCTTCTGGGAGTTCCAGGTCTACGCCGGCGAGCAGACGAACCCGACGAGTGGCCTGCTCAGCTACGGCAAACCGGCACGAGCCTCGACCGAGCAGAACGACCCCCAGTGCAACCCCTGCACGGCGGACAAGGCGTTCGACAACGACCCGGCCAGCCGCTGGGCCACCAACCCGACCGGCGGCTGGACCGATCCGGGCTGGATCCAGGTGGACCTCGGCGCCACCGCACAGATCAGCCAGGTCGTGCTGCAGTGGGACCCGGCGTACGCCCGGTCGTACCAGATCCAGGTGTCGGCGGACGCCGCGAACTGGTCCACGATCTACTCGACGACCACCGGTGACGGCCTCAAGGACGTCATCAACGCGACCGGCGCCGGCCGCTACGTGCGGATGTACGGCACCGCCCGATCCAGCGCCTACGGATACTCGCTCTGGGAGTTCAGCGTCTACGGCACCGGCGGCAACCCGACCGCGCCGCCCGCGAAGCCGGCCGACCCGGTCTTCCCGGCGACCCGGCTGGTCTTCGCCGACGAGTTCAACGGCGCGGCCGGCAGCAAGCCGGACACCAGCAAGTGGACGTACGACCCCGGGTTCCCGCAGAACGGCGAGGTGCAGTACTACACGCCGGACAGCCAGAACGCGTCGATGAACGGCACCGGCGCCCTGGTGATCGAGGCGCGCAAGGAGGCGTCGAACGGCCGCGACTACACCTCGCACCGGATGAACACGAGCAACAAGTTCTCCGTCCAGTACGGGCGGATCGAGGCCCGGGTCAAGGTGCCGAAGGGCAACGGTCTGTGGCCGGCGTTCTGGCTGATGGGCGACGACTTCCTGCAGGGCCGGCCGTGGCCGTACAACGGCGAGATCGACATCATGGAGGTCCTCGGCCGCAACACCGCTGAGGCGTACTCGACGCTGCACGCCCCGGCCTACAACGGCGCCGGCGGCTACGGCCAGAAGTACGCGACCGCCGACCTCTCCCAGGACTTCCACACCTGGGCCGCCGAGTGGGACAGCAAGGGCATCCGGTTCTTCCTCGACGGCAACCTGGTCTTCACCGCGAACAAGGAGACCGTGGAGAACACCCGTGGTCCGTGGATCTTCGACCACAAGTTCTACCTGATCCTGAACCTGGCCGTCGGCGGCGACTTCCCCGGCCCGATCGACGCGACCACACCCTTCCCGTCCCGCATGCTCGTCGACTACGTGAGGGTCTACCAATGA
- a CDS encoding DMT family transporter yields MTGVKTGLAAMAATVVVWAGFALSIRGIGASSLTTMDAALLRFTTPVVLLSPWIPRTLRSLSGERPAVIAALCAGAGLPYFAISALGGSLTTAALVGLVIPGVVPVFVALLSYKIWGLRISKAQAAALGVILLGVAASLSWRTGPGIVVLLIAGLIWSVYTLALRATRLDPVGAALVLCAPSALITASLIGSGLAPSHLSLDRDALIYLVVQGIGVGVIASIGYSIAIRRLGPRLAACLGALAPVLTTITAVPLLGEPITTATLVSLVLIVGGVALYPLLKTSTKENSDAAQRRSVVGAHGGVRS; encoded by the coding sequence GTGACAGGTGTCAAGACCGGCCTCGCGGCGATGGCGGCCACCGTCGTGGTCTGGGCCGGGTTCGCGCTCAGCATCCGCGGCATCGGGGCGTCGTCGCTCACCACCATGGACGCGGCCCTCCTCCGCTTCACTACGCCCGTAGTGCTGTTGTCGCCGTGGATTCCGCGCACACTACGATCGTTGTCCGGTGAGCGTCCGGCGGTGATCGCGGCGCTCTGCGCGGGCGCCGGCCTCCCCTACTTCGCGATCTCCGCGCTCGGCGGCTCGCTCACCACCGCGGCCCTGGTGGGACTCGTGATCCCGGGGGTGGTGCCGGTCTTCGTGGCGCTTCTCTCGTACAAGATCTGGGGTCTGCGGATCAGCAAGGCGCAAGCCGCCGCGCTCGGCGTGATCCTCCTCGGCGTCGCGGCCTCGCTCTCCTGGCGCACCGGGCCCGGCATCGTCGTGCTGCTGATCGCCGGCCTGATCTGGAGCGTCTACACCCTGGCGCTGCGGGCCACCCGGCTCGATCCGGTCGGCGCCGCGCTGGTCCTCTGCGCTCCTTCCGCGCTGATCACCGCATCGCTGATCGGATCCGGACTCGCCCCGTCACACCTCAGCCTCGACCGGGACGCGCTGATCTACCTCGTGGTGCAGGGGATCGGCGTCGGCGTGATCGCGTCGATCGGCTACTCGATCGCGATCAGGCGGCTCGGCCCGCGGCTGGCGGCCTGCCTCGGCGCACTCGCCCCGGTGCTCACGACGATCACGGCGGTGCCGTTGCTCGGCGAGCCGATCACCACGGCGACCCTGGTCAGCCTCGTACTGATCGTGGGCGGCGTGGCGCTCTATCCGCTCTTGAAGACATCGACGAAAGAGAATTCAGATGCTGCTCAGCGCCGATCCGTTGTGGGAGCTCACGGCGGCGTGCGGTCGTGA
- a CDS encoding sensor histidine kinase KdpD — protein sequence MQSGLLKLLGTGPREAARQAAVLLTVAGLLALLGIVNDRSHADRLVTVALCDALLAIIGFTLPWNRMRPWSPALLGLAAFAVLGLSTWSFGGVSTGTGPFLVLVYSWAALHFPRWILLLYLAPATVAFMLPLILTGQPQAVVGSAVILIPVALAVALLIEAQARHLRDDRARLARIEEWRAGMVSTLAHDVRAPLSTVRGVLEELQDSCSGVERRMIDAALRQTARIARLADGLLDLHRIDSSGHLKLDRAAHPAQSLVKDALQYVRADADIRTEIGPGVLIFVDKQRFEQILLNLVTNALRYGAPPVVISVVRDGPADRLEVRDHGPGIPDELRTRLFGQFAVGGKQGVGLGLWIVRQLAEAHGGTAVAEARDPGVAMVVTFPFNQTP from the coding sequence GTGCAAAGCGGTCTACTGAAGCTCCTCGGAACCGGACCGCGTGAAGCGGCCCGGCAGGCCGCCGTGCTGCTCACCGTCGCCGGACTGCTGGCCCTGCTGGGCATCGTCAACGATCGGTCGCACGCCGACCGGCTGGTGACCGTCGCCCTGTGCGACGCCCTGCTGGCGATCATCGGGTTCACGCTGCCGTGGAACCGCATGCGCCCGTGGTCGCCGGCACTGCTCGGTCTCGCCGCGTTCGCCGTCCTCGGCCTCTCCACCTGGTCGTTCGGCGGGGTCTCGACCGGGACCGGACCGTTCCTGGTGCTGGTGTACTCCTGGGCGGCCCTGCACTTCCCGCGCTGGATCCTGCTGCTCTACCTCGCGCCGGCCACCGTCGCGTTCATGCTCCCGCTGATCCTCACCGGTCAGCCGCAGGCGGTCGTGGGCAGCGCGGTGATCCTCATCCCGGTCGCGCTGGCGGTGGCGCTGCTCATCGAGGCGCAGGCCCGGCACCTGCGGGACGACCGGGCGCGGCTGGCGCGGATCGAGGAGTGGCGGGCCGGGATGGTCAGCACGCTGGCTCATGACGTACGGGCGCCGCTCAGCACCGTTCGAGGCGTCCTCGAGGAGCTGCAGGACTCCTGCTCCGGGGTGGAGCGCCGGATGATCGACGCGGCGTTGCGGCAGACCGCCCGGATCGCCCGGCTCGCCGACGGCCTGCTGGACCTGCACCGCATCGACAGCTCCGGTCATCTCAAGCTCGATCGTGCGGCCCACCCGGCACAGTCCCTGGTCAAGGACGCTCTGCAGTACGTCCGAGCCGACGCTGACATTCGTACCGAAATTGGTCCTGGTGTCTTGATCTTCGTGGACAAGCAGCGGTTCGAGCAGATCCTGTTGAATCTCGTGACGAACGCCCTCCGGTACGGCGCACCGCCCGTCGTCATCAGCGTCGTGCGCGACGGCCCGGCCGACCGGCTCGAAGTCCGTGATCACGGCCCGGGCATCCCCGACGAGCTGCGGACCCGGCTCTTCGGTCAGTTCGCGGTCGGCGGCAAGCAGGGCGTCGGCCTGGGACTCTGGATCGTCCGGCAGTTGGCGGAGGCGCACGGCGGCACGGCGGTGGCCGAGGCGCGCGACCCCGGGGTGGCGATGGTGGTCACGTTCCCGTTCAATCAGACCCCATGA
- a CDS encoding LacI family DNA-binding transcriptional regulator, producing the protein MISRPRQPTMDQVAAAAGVSRATVSRVINNAASVAPSIRSAVERAIAQTGYVPNVAARSLVTRRSDSVALVISEPDRPDDHSFLNRIFTDPYFGRVTAGATGALRPHDVHLVVVPTDASDHHRVVRYLRQGHVDGVLLISSNEHDPLPAQVHALGIPAVLSSRPSGPLPVSYVDVDQRAGAALAAGHLLARGCRRLATINGPLDIPAGSERLDGFRSFLSARGFADIPAVTGDFTRAGGEAAARALLAADPGIDGLFVASDLMAEGALRAVQDHGRRVPEDVAVVGFDDSSAALECRPPLTTVRQPVEEMAAEMAALLLAQIASPGRSPRSVVFQPTLVIRDSA; encoded by the coding sequence ATGATCTCCCGACCGCGGCAGCCGACCATGGATCAGGTCGCCGCGGCGGCCGGCGTCTCCCGCGCCACCGTCTCCCGCGTGATAAACAACGCGGCCTCCGTCGCTCCGTCGATCCGTTCCGCCGTGGAGCGGGCGATCGCCCAGACCGGGTACGTGCCGAACGTCGCCGCGCGCAGCCTCGTCACCCGCCGGTCCGACTCCGTCGCCCTGGTGATCAGCGAGCCGGACCGTCCCGACGATCACTCGTTCCTCAACCGGATCTTCACCGACCCGTACTTCGGCCGTGTCACCGCCGGCGCCACCGGAGCGCTCCGCCCGCACGACGTGCACCTGGTCGTCGTGCCGACCGACGCGTCCGATCATCACCGGGTGGTCCGCTACCTGCGGCAGGGCCACGTCGACGGCGTCCTGCTGATCAGCAGCAACGAGCACGATCCGCTGCCGGCGCAGGTGCACGCTCTGGGCATCCCGGCCGTCCTGTCGTCCCGGCCGTCCGGTCCGCTGCCGGTCAGCTACGTCGACGTCGACCAGCGGGCCGGCGCCGCGCTCGCCGCCGGTCACCTGCTCGCACGGGGGTGCCGGCGGCTCGCCACGATCAACGGGCCGCTGGACATCCCGGCGGGTTCCGAGCGCCTCGACGGTTTCCGGTCATTCCTGTCCGCGCGGGGCTTCGCGGACATCCCCGCGGTCACCGGCGACTTCACCCGGGCCGGCGGCGAGGCGGCCGCCCGGGCGCTGCTGGCCGCGGATCCCGGGATCGACGGCCTCTTCGTGGCCAGCGACCTGATGGCCGAGGGCGCTCTGCGGGCGGTCCAGGACCACGGCCGCCGGGTCCCCGAGGACGTGGCGGTGGTCGGCTTCGACGATTCCAGCGCCGCCCTGGAATGCCGGCCGCCGCTCACCACGGTCCGTCAGCCGGTGGAGGAGATGGCCGCCGAGATGGCCGCGCTGCTGCTGGCCCAGATCGCGAGTCCGGGCCGCTCTCCGCGATCCGTCGTCTTCCAGCCGACCCTCGTCATCCGCGACTCCGCTTGA
- a CDS encoding DUF1996 domain-containing protein encodes MRRLLAVIVGLFVIALPGEASAADPLISQGKAATASSTESAAFPASNAVDGDAGTRWSSAFSDPQWLQVDLGSSAAISSVVIDWEAAYARTYAVKASADGQSWTTLYSTAAGAGGRQALTVSGTGRYVRVESTVRATQWGISIKELQVYGVTAAPPNVVRVAEFLADCPFSHRLPDDPIIFPGLPGASHMHSFFGSTVTNAHSTVDTLLNANSNCNPSIDKSSYWIPTLYRDDAPVEPVTGIFYYLGEGVRDDLIAQTQPLPLGLRIVAGNAKATGPADNTIARWSCLHAGHVGSSPDFVNCPAGSMLESYLDFPHCWDGRNLDSADHKSHMAYPVNNACPATHPVVVPKLRQVMRYPVTGDPARLRLASGAGYTMHGDFFNAWPVAEMARRVNDCIRPIIKCGVDGRP; translated from the coding sequence ATGAGACGTCTTCTGGCCGTCATCGTCGGCCTCTTCGTGATCGCTCTGCCCGGCGAGGCCAGCGCCGCCGACCCGCTGATCTCCCAGGGCAAGGCGGCGACCGCGTCCTCGACCGAGTCCGCTGCCTTCCCGGCGTCGAACGCCGTCGACGGCGATGCCGGAACCCGCTGGTCGAGCGCCTTCAGTGATCCCCAGTGGCTCCAGGTCGACCTCGGCTCCAGCGCGGCGATCTCGTCGGTCGTGATCGACTGGGAAGCGGCGTACGCCCGTACCTATGCGGTGAAAGCCTCCGCCGACGGACAGAGCTGGACCACCCTCTATTCCACCGCCGCCGGAGCCGGGGGCAGGCAGGCGCTCACCGTCAGCGGGACCGGCCGCTACGTGCGCGTCGAGAGCACGGTCCGGGCGACGCAGTGGGGGATTTCGATCAAGGAGCTTCAGGTGTACGGGGTGACGGCCGCCCCGCCGAACGTCGTCCGTGTCGCGGAGTTCCTGGCGGACTGCCCGTTCAGCCACCGGCTGCCGGACGACCCGATCATCTTCCCCGGGCTGCCCGGCGCCTCGCACATGCACAGCTTCTTCGGCAGCACCGTCACGAACGCCCACTCGACGGTCGACACGCTGCTCAACGCGAACAGCAACTGCAACCCGTCGATCGACAAGTCGTCGTACTGGATCCCGACGCTCTACCGGGACGACGCGCCCGTCGAACCGGTGACCGGCATCTTCTACTACCTCGGTGAGGGCGTGCGCGACGACCTGATCGCGCAGACCCAGCCGCTGCCGCTCGGGCTGCGGATCGTCGCCGGCAACGCGAAGGCCACCGGACCCGCCGACAACACGATCGCACGGTGGTCCTGCCTGCACGCCGGGCACGTCGGGTCGTCGCCGGACTTCGTGAACTGCCCGGCCGGATCGATGTTGGAGTCGTACCTCGACTTCCCGCACTGCTGGGACGGCCGCAACCTGGACTCGGCCGATCACAAGAGCCACATGGCGTACCCGGTGAACAACGCCTGCCCGGCCACCCACCCGGTGGTCGTGCCGAAGTTGCGGCAGGTCATGCGGTACCCGGTCACCGGTGATCCGGCCCGGCTGCGGCTGGCGTCCGGTGCCGGCTACACGATGCACGGCGACTTCTTCAACGCCTGGCCGGTCGCGGAGATGGCCCGCCGGGTGAACGACTGCATCCGCCCGATCATCAAATGCGGGGTGGACGGCAGGCCGTGA
- a CDS encoding Lrp/AsnC family transcriptional regulator, which yields MRDLDDIDRRILLELQRDGRLSNQELADRVGLSPSPCLRRVRLLEEAGVIAGYRAVIDQESVGLPITAFVRITLQSHEHDLVEQVEQRLREVPEIVEAYLLAGDQDYLLKVTVASFSSYEDFTRTRLRTIPGLASMQTTFAFATTKTVSPLPIRSH from the coding sequence ATGCGCGACCTCGACGACATCGACCGCCGGATCCTGCTCGAACTGCAGCGCGACGGCCGCCTCAGCAACCAGGAACTCGCCGACCGGGTGGGCCTCTCCCCGTCGCCGTGTCTGCGAAGGGTCAGGCTGCTCGAAGAAGCGGGCGTGATCGCCGGTTACCGCGCGGTGATCGATCAGGAGTCGGTGGGCCTGCCGATCACCGCGTTCGTCCGGATCACCCTGCAATCCCACGAGCACGATCTCGTCGAGCAGGTGGAGCAGCGTCTCCGCGAGGTGCCGGAGATCGTCGAGGCGTACCTGCTCGCCGGCGACCAGGACTACCTGCTCAAGGTCACCGTCGCGTCGTTCTCCTCGTACGAGGACTTCACTCGTACCCGCCTGCGCACCATCCCGGGCCTCGCCTCGATGCAGACCACCTTCGCGTTCGCCACCACGAAGACGGTCTCGCCCCTCCCGATCCGCTCCCATTAG
- a CDS encoding aminotransferase class I/II-fold pyridoxal phosphate-dependent enzyme has product MLLSADPLWELTAACGRDTRPGRLDLIVGVYRDDSGASPIMRAVRAAESRLARSSTTKAYVGPSGDHRFLASISELILDDPSVRARATAVQTVAGTGALRLLAELIAATGPDRTVHLGVPAYVNHQGVLRAAGLRVDTHPVADMLAAASVARPGDVLMIQGCCHNPTGYQMPASDWDALAEVLYRRGVVPFIDQAYFGLGDGLEADLDGMRRLLRVVPEAYVAVSGSKAWGLYSERVGAALVIGTSPARDRALLEGAARVSYSQPPAHGAALVAEILTDPSLRSCWRDELESMRLRLGRLRSGLALRLSDLPGFAGLSTQRGMFLTLPLSPEAMESLRVDHGVYGLPTGRINLAGLPSPRVPEVAAAIRAVAQPSVPAP; this is encoded by the coding sequence ATGCTGCTCAGCGCCGATCCGTTGTGGGAGCTCACGGCGGCGTGCGGTCGTGACACGCGGCCCGGGCGGCTCGACCTGATCGTCGGCGTCTACCGCGACGACAGCGGCGCGAGCCCGATCATGCGCGCGGTCCGTGCCGCGGAGTCGCGCTTGGCGCGTTCCTCCACCACCAAGGCGTACGTCGGACCGTCCGGTGATCACCGGTTCCTCGCCTCGATCAGCGAGCTGATCCTGGACGACCCGTCGGTGCGGGCGCGTGCCACGGCGGTGCAGACGGTCGCCGGAACCGGGGCGCTCCGCCTGCTCGCCGAGCTGATCGCCGCGACCGGCCCGGATCGGACCGTGCACCTCGGCGTGCCCGCGTACGTCAACCATCAGGGCGTCCTCCGGGCCGCCGGACTGCGGGTGGACACCCATCCCGTCGCGGACATGCTCGCCGCCGCCTCGGTGGCCCGGCCCGGTGACGTGCTGATGATCCAGGGCTGCTGCCACAACCCGACGGGCTATCAGATGCCGGCCTCGGACTGGGACGCGCTGGCCGAGGTGCTGTACCGCCGTGGCGTCGTCCCCTTCATCGACCAGGCGTATTTCGGCCTCGGCGACGGGCTGGAAGCCGATCTCGACGGGATGCGGCGGCTGCTGCGGGTGGTCCCGGAGGCGTACGTCGCGGTCAGCGGCTCCAAGGCGTGGGGCCTCTACAGCGAGCGGGTCGGCGCCGCCCTGGTGATCGGAACCAGCCCCGCCCGCGACCGTGCCCTCCTCGAAGGCGCGGCCCGGGTCAGCTATTCGCAGCCGCCGGCCCACGGCGCCGCCCTGGTCGCCGAGATCCTCACCGACCCGTCGCTGCGGTCCTGCTGGCGCGACGAACTGGAGTCGATGCGCCTGCGTCTCGGCCGGCTGCGCAGTGGCCTGGCGCTGCGCCTGTCCGACCTGCCGGGCTTCGCCGGCCTGTCCACCCAGCGGGGCATGTTCCTGACTCTTCCCCTGTCGCCCGAGGCGATGGAGAGCCTGCGCGTGGACCACGGCGTCTACGGCCTGCCGACGGGCCGCATCAACCTGGCCGGCCTCCCGTCACCCCGCGTCCCCGAGGTCGCAGCCGCCATCCGCGCGGTGGCCCAGCCATCGGTTCCTGCTCCATAA